From a single Candidatus Methylarchaceae archaeon HK02M2 genomic region:
- a CDS encoding DUF1858 domain-containing protein — translation MSKEKAVYKDMTFGELLHSYPQAGMILMRYGLHCIGCHIGVMETIEQGAKAHGLSDDDIDKMIEEINKEVA, via the coding sequence ATGAGTAAAGAAAAAGCAGTTTATAAAGATATGACCTTTGGCGAACTTCTCCATTCCTATCCTCAGGCTGGAATGATTTTAATGAGATATGGTCTACACTGTATAGGTTGTCATATAGGAGTCATGGAAACCATCGAGCAAGGTGCAAAAGCTCATGGATTAAGCGACGATGATATCGATAAGATGATCGAGGAAATCAATAAGGAAGTAGCATAA